Proteins found in one bacterium genomic segment:
- a CDS encoding pilus assembly PilX N-terminal domain-containing protein, which translates to MHRVARPDGFALTLVLITFLIIELIGVGVVSITLSDLHGAVANRLAMDAVNVAEAGLNYGVAQLVSRASAAAPTDISYRGESREIPVPGLDGETLGTFQITVTCVYPRGALPPNCADDPAAIGGGERNQRYLTAAGFIPAAPGRARRQIETVVRRYDLRSGGTPLYGVCGRDAVDLDQGTTVTSDVGSNGTIRLGRLSGVRQWSPLAPATAATGGGMSPPMSGQGLTGTYSWRITFLDAAGRESSGSPPTRPVELRNEHGRLTDVPVGDPSITRRRIYRSHANAAETGPWYLVAEIPDNETREYTDPQTDDALGPRVPGTISG; encoded by the coding sequence ATGCATCGCGTGGCGCGGCCCGACGGTTTCGCTCTCACGCTCGTCCTGATCACGTTCCTCATCATCGAGCTGATCGGTGTCGGCGTCGTCTCGATCACCTTGAGCGACCTCCACGGCGCCGTGGCCAACCGGCTTGCGATGGATGCTGTGAACGTGGCCGAGGCGGGCCTCAACTATGGCGTGGCGCAGCTGGTTTCCCGAGCCTCGGCGGCTGCGCCGACCGATATCTCCTATCGGGGCGAGTCCCGCGAGATCCCGGTCCCGGGCCTGGATGGCGAGACGCTCGGCACATTCCAGATCACGGTCACATGCGTCTATCCGCGCGGGGCGTTGCCCCCGAACTGCGCGGACGATCCCGCCGCGATCGGAGGCGGCGAGCGAAACCAGCGGTACCTCACAGCCGCTGGATTCATCCCCGCCGCGCCCGGGCGGGCGCGGCGGCAGATCGAGACCGTGGTCCGGCGCTACGACCTGCGATCAGGCGGCACGCCCCTCTACGGCGTGTGCGGCCGCGATGCGGTCGACTTGGACCAGGGAACCACGGTCACGTCCGACGTCGGGAGCAACGGCACGATACGGTTGGGGCGCCTCAGCGGAGTGCGGCAGTGGTCCCCTCTCGCTCCGGCGACGGCCGCGACGGGAGGAGGCATGAGCCCGCCGATGTCGGGCCAGGGGCTCACCGGAACGTATTCCTGGAGGATCACGTTCCTGGACGCCGCGGGCCGGGAATCGAGCGGGAGCCCACCGACCCGCCCGGTGGAACTGCGAAACGAGCACGGGCGCCTGACGGATGTCCCCGTCGGCGATCCGTCGATCACCAGGCGACGGATCTACCGGTCGCACGCCAACGCCGCGGAGACCGGACCGTGGTACCTCGTCGCCGAGATCCCGGATAACGAGACTCGCGAGTACACGGACCCCCAGACCGATGACGCGCTCGGCCCTCGCGTGCCGGGCACGATCAGCGG
- a CDS encoding prepilin-type N-terminal cleavage/methylation domain-containing protein — protein MSVTRGRPQAGMTLIEVVTVLAIGGILTSSLYILLGAGIKGYLIVHARVLDQEQGRRVLNWIADRVREADYAPHAPCPDAILLAGNGGGFPERLAFRAVLDESLAPPRHTIVYYLEGRTLWQETLIQETAGACLAEASRGAPDPHRVALTPPVVNAFELAYLDRDGNPAAGPDLIRSVRITVTVETTSVSRRRESQTYQTLATLRGP, from the coding sequence ATGTCCGTGACCCGCGGCCGCCCCCAGGCGGGGATGACGCTCATCGAGGTCGTGACGGTCCTGGCGATCGGCGGGATCTTGACGAGCAGCCTCTATATCCTGCTTGGCGCCGGGATCAAAGGCTACCTAATCGTGCACGCCCGAGTGTTGGATCAGGAGCAGGGGCGGCGCGTGCTCAACTGGATCGCCGACCGGGTGCGGGAGGCCGATTACGCGCCGCACGCTCCCTGTCCCGACGCGATCCTGCTCGCCGGCAACGGCGGGGGGTTTCCGGAGCGGCTGGCCTTCCGGGCGGTGCTCGACGAAAGCCTCGCCCCGCCGAGACACACCATCGTGTACTACCTCGAGGGGCGGACCCTGTGGCAGGAAACGCTGATCCAGGAGACAGCCGGAGCGTGCCTGGCAGAAGCGAGCCGGGGGGCGCCCGATCCGCATCGGGTTGCGCTCACCCCCCCGGTCGTCAATGCGTTCGAGCTCGCCTACCTCGACCGAGATGGGAATCCGGCCGCCGGCCCCGATCTGATCCGATCGGTTCGCATCACCGTGACGGTGGAGACCACGTCCGTCTCCAGGCGCCGGGAATCTCAAACGTACCAGACCCTTGCGACCCTGCGGGGGCCATGA